TGGTAGTAAAAAAGATAATATATATAAGTCATTAATTGGAGAGGTTAATGGAACTAAAATTAATTAAAAAAATAAAAAATAAAAAGAAATATCGAAAATATTTAAACTATTTTCTTTTAATTTTTATCATATCGCCCAAAGTAAATTCGCTATCATCGGCGCCCCCTTCGTATTCCTCGGAGCTCCCTTCATAAAGTGTTATATTTAATTCTTTTTCTAATCTTTTTACATATTTTTCTTCTGGCTCTAACTCATTTCTCTCAATTTTATGTAGTGTAGATTCCTTTATACCTATCTGTTTTGCAAGTTCTTTTAGTGTCCATCCTCTTTTTTCCCTTGCCTGTTTTATTACGGTTCCG
The window above is part of the Methanococcus aeolicus Nankai-3 genome. Proteins encoded here:
- a CDS encoding multiprotein bridging factor aMBF1 → MQCELCGKETTKLLTSRIEGVEMQVCDDCAKFGTIIQNYSRMPDTKGRRSGRGTEYSSSRPKKPRKDLFDTLKMVVEDYGTVIKQAREKRGWTLKELAKQIGIKESTLHKIERNELEPEEKYVKRLEKELNITLYEGSSEEYEGGADDSEFTLGDMIKIKRK